The following proteins are encoded in a genomic region of Nocardioides renjunii:
- a CDS encoding PadR family transcriptional regulator → MARRGDTIELAVLGLLHEGPMHGYELRKRLNLMLGWGRVLSYGSLYPALKKMLRANLITEVAATTTPTSRRPRITYEVTEAGNEHFQRLMSEVGPTAWEDDNFDIRFAFFSSTDMEIRLRVLEGRRSRLQERLARVQGELERTQAEVNRYAAELQRHGVESVEREVRWLSDLIRAERGDESRTPAPGAPTGSD, encoded by the coding sequence ATGGCACGCCGCGGGGACACCATCGAGCTCGCAGTCCTCGGACTGCTGCACGAGGGACCCATGCACGGCTACGAGCTGCGCAAGCGGCTCAACCTCATGCTCGGCTGGGGCCGGGTGCTGTCCTACGGCTCCCTGTACCCCGCCCTGAAGAAGATGCTGCGTGCCAACCTCATCACCGAGGTCGCCGCCACCACGACGCCGACCAGCCGGCGCCCCCGCATCACCTACGAGGTCACCGAGGCCGGCAACGAGCACTTCCAGCGGCTCATGTCCGAGGTCGGCCCCACCGCGTGGGAGGACGACAACTTCGACATCCGGTTCGCGTTCTTCTCCTCCACCGACATGGAGATCCGTCTCCGCGTCCTGGAAGGCCGCCGCTCGCGGCTGCAGGAGCGCCTCGCCCGCGTGCAGGGCGAGCTCGAGCGCACCCAGGCCGAGGTCAACCGCTACGCCGCCGAGCTCCAGCGCCACGGGGTCGAGTCCGTGGAGCGAGAGGTCCGCTGGCTGTCCGACCTGATCCGCGCCGAGCGCGGCGACGAGTCCCGGACACCCGCACCCGGAGCGCCGACCGGCTCCGACTGA